From uncultured Desulfobacter sp., the proteins below share one genomic window:
- a CDS encoding LysR family transcriptional regulator: MNPIVSFFFAKILEAVALHADETRQLRYFVAVAEELHFGRAAKRLHISKPPLSQQIKKFEMELGVTLFKRNKRSVALTPVGKAFLKDAREILQTIERARANLEAVAAGIAGRFDLGYIGPALDTSLSDIVREFKLAYPGVKLVLSEMTTNKQLEAVRQGKIDAGVVRLFKHDTQGLEWFRFHQESYALIVPAGHSLTGKERVDICKLANEDFIFFPPRFTTVSVRRMDERFYPMRLHLENCTGSGDQGGCYGTGGRPSGNRHCAGKPCSQILAAGDF, from the coding sequence ATGAATCCAATTGTCTCCTTCTTCTTCGCTAAGATCCTGGAGGCTGTCGCGTTGCATGCAGATGAAACCAGACAACTCAGATATTTTGTTGCCGTAGCTGAAGAATTGCATTTCGGTCGGGCGGCTAAGCGGCTACACATATCCAAGCCACCATTAAGCCAACAGATCAAGAAGTTTGAAATGGAGCTGGGCGTAACTCTCTTCAAACGCAATAAACGGTCTGTGGCCTTGACCCCTGTTGGTAAAGCGTTTCTCAAAGATGCCCGCGAGATATTACAAACCATAGAAAGGGCAAGGGCCAATCTTGAAGCGGTAGCCGCAGGGATTGCCGGTCGGTTTGATCTTGGCTATATCGGCCCTGCCCTTGACACATCCCTTTCCGATATTGTGCGAGAATTTAAGCTTGCCTACCCTGGTGTAAAGCTCGTATTGTCAGAGATGACCACAAACAAACAACTTGAAGCTGTCCGACAAGGAAAGATCGATGCCGGTGTAGTGAGGCTTTTCAAACATGACACACAAGGGCTCGAATGGTTCAGATTCCATCAGGAATCATATGCCCTTATTGTGCCGGCAGGACACAGCCTGACAGGAAAAGAAAGGGTTGATATCTGTAAATTGGCAAATGAAGATTTCATATTCTTCCCCCCGAGATTCACAACCGTATCTGTACGACGAATGGATGAACGTTTTTACCCAATGCGGCTTCATCTCGAGAATTGTACAGGAAGCGGCGACCAAGGCGGCTGCTATGGCACTGGTGGCCGCCCATCTGGGAATCGCCATTGTGCCGGAAAGCCTTGCTCACAGATCCTTGCCGCAGGTGATTTTTAA
- a CDS encoding LysR substrate-binding domain-containing protein: protein MVQEAATKAAAMALVAAHLGIAIVPESLAHRSLPQVIFKKFTGNHPLVEVHIVYKKNAEHAVLDHFLSIVQKVTALENIFNPLKISRFNPANPLEFLCS from the coding sequence ATTGTACAGGAAGCGGCGACCAAGGCGGCTGCTATGGCACTGGTGGCCGCCCATCTGGGAATCGCCATTGTGCCGGAAAGCCTTGCTCACAGATCCTTGCCGCAGGTGATTTTTAAAAAATTCACAGGCAACCACCCTTTGGTTGAGGTACATATTGTGTATAAAAAAAATGCCGAACATGCTGTGCTGGATCATTTTCTGTCGATTGTGCAGAAGGTGACCGCGCTTGAAAATATTTTTAATCCTTTAAAAATAAGCCGTTTCAATCCTGCCAACCCATTGGAGTTTTTATGCTCATGA
- a CDS encoding acyl-CoA dehydrogenase family protein, with protein MNKFQENAKRNYSGPPQLSPPPGETHVVFNQPCPLEPYNAYLSDTALKHWVKVFGGDWHRDALSEYGEKVGSSLYEAGFVANKFKPEFKSHDRFGKRIDQVDYHPAYHQLMDSGITAGHHSLPWTNRRMGAHVARSALAYMHTQADPGSGCPLTMTFASVPAISHEPDLAALWLPKITAEIYDPRNIPFFEKKGLTIGMAMTEKQGGSDVRANTTRAYPINDDGPGRSYELHGHKWFCSAPMCDAFLVLAYSHDSTRESTGLSCFLMPRWRPDGTKNQMFFQRIKDKMGNVSNASGEVEYRGAFAWMIGPEGRGVRTIIEMVSMTRFDCMVGSSAIMRQALAQAVHHSGGREAFGKNLHQQPLMKNVLADLALESEAVLAISMRVAHSLDIIQNDPKNRHEHLLSRIATAIGKYWICKRSAQFTYECMECIGGVGVVEDNILPRLYRESPINAIWEGSGNIQCLDVLRVLNKNPSVLESFIAELGRASGRFQDFDCFVNDLPEEFSDTKSLEFRARTVVEKLAIAWQASTLIQFADPVVAQAFMASRISRPHAQYYGTLPEGIDCDYLIRRVFDPAGL; from the coding sequence ATGAACAAGTTCCAGGAGAACGCAAAAAGAAATTACAGCGGACCGCCGCAGCTATCGCCTCCCCCGGGGGAGACCCATGTGGTTTTTAATCAGCCTTGTCCATTGGAGCCATATAACGCCTATCTGTCGGATACGGCTTTGAAGCACTGGGTAAAGGTTTTTGGCGGCGATTGGCACCGGGATGCGCTTTCTGAGTACGGCGAAAAAGTCGGCAGCAGCCTGTACGAGGCGGGATTCGTGGCCAATAAATTCAAGCCCGAGTTCAAATCCCACGACCGCTTCGGAAAACGAATCGATCAAGTAGATTATCATCCGGCGTACCATCAGCTTATGGATTCGGGCATTACTGCAGGACATCATAGTCTGCCCTGGACCAATCGGCGCATGGGCGCCCATGTGGCCCGTTCCGCCCTGGCGTATATGCACACCCAGGCAGATCCCGGTTCGGGCTGCCCCCTGACCATGACCTTTGCCTCGGTTCCCGCCATCTCCCATGAACCCGACCTGGCAGCGCTATGGTTGCCTAAAATCACTGCGGAGATATATGACCCCAGGAACATCCCCTTTTTTGAAAAAAAGGGGCTCACCATCGGCATGGCCATGACCGAGAAGCAGGGCGGTAGCGACGTCCGAGCGAATACCACCCGGGCATACCCGATAAATGATGACGGACCCGGGCGCAGCTATGAATTACATGGTCACAAATGGTTCTGCAGTGCTCCCATGTGCGATGCCTTTTTAGTTTTGGCCTACAGCCATGATTCCACCAGAGAATCTACCGGGCTGTCATGTTTTCTTATGCCTCGATGGCGTCCAGACGGGACAAAGAATCAAATGTTCTTTCAACGAATCAAAGACAAAATGGGTAATGTGTCCAATGCTTCCGGCGAGGTGGAATACCGGGGCGCATTTGCCTGGATGATTGGTCCCGAGGGACGGGGCGTGAGGACCATCATCGAAATGGTATCCATGACCCGTTTTGACTGCATGGTGGGGTCATCGGCAATTATGCGCCAAGCCCTCGCCCAGGCGGTTCACCACAGCGGGGGGCGGGAGGCCTTTGGAAAAAATCTCCATCAGCAGCCCCTGATGAAAAACGTGTTGGCGGATTTGGCGTTGGAAAGTGAGGCTGTTTTGGCCATATCCATGAGGGTGGCCCATAGCCTGGATATCATCCAAAACGATCCCAAAAATCGTCACGAGCACCTGTTAAGCCGCATCGCCACCGCCATCGGGAAGTACTGGATTTGCAAACGCAGCGCCCAATTCACTTACGAATGCATGGAATGCATCGGCGGTGTGGGGGTGGTGGAGGACAATATTCTACCCCGTCTCTACCGGGAAAGTCCCATCAATGCTATATGGGAAGGTAGTGGGAATATCCAATGCCTGGATGTGTTGCGGGTTCTCAATAAAAATCCGTCGGTGTTGGAATCCTTTATTGCAGAGTTAGGTCGGGCTTCTGGACGGTTTCAGGACTTCGACTGCTTTGTTAATGATCTTCCCGAAGAATTTTCAGACACAAAAAGTTTGGAATTTCGGGCCAGAACAGTGGTGGAGAAACTGGCCATTGCCTGGCAGGCATCTACCCTAATCCAGTTTGCCGATCCGGTGGTTGCCCAGGCATTTATGGCGTCCCGGATCAGCCGGCCCCACGCTCAGTATTACGGAACGCTGCCTGAAGGGATAGACTGCGATTATCTAATACGGCGGGTGTTCGATCCAGCAGGCCTTTAG